GGTTTCGGTGGCTGACTCCTTCCACGCCGATGTGGACGCCCTGCAGCGGTTCGCTGCCAAGCTGGCCGGGATCGTCGACGAGTTCGACCGCGCCGCGCAGCAGGCGGTGCACGACGGCCGGCTGGACGGCGGCAAGCTCGGGGGGCTGGAGGCCTCCCCGCTGCTGGCGGGCGCGTACCGGACCATGTCGCAGCGGCTGCACCTGCTACTCAACGACACGGTCGCCCAGATCCAGAACCTGCGCGGCAACACCGCCCGGGTGGTGAACCGCTACCGCGAGACCGACGCGGACAACCGGGTGCCGTTCGTGAAGAGCAAGGAAGAGCTGCCCGAGATCTACGCCAGCAAGTACCAGCCACAGCCGAACCTGTGCACGCGGGAGGAGGGCGAGCTGCTGCGCCAGTCGCAGCAGCAGGTCGAGGAGCAGCGCCGCTACGCCCAGCAGCAGGAGCAGCAGCACCCCGAGGCGCGGGACCAGGGCATGGACTGGTGAGGAACGGGGGGACCGAGATGTCGAAGTACGAGTCGCTGGACCACGACCAGCTGTGGAAGCTGGTCGAGAACGCCGACCCGAGCGCGTTGCACGGGGCGGGCGAGCACTGGCAGCGGGTCGCCGCCGACCTGCGCGAGCAGATCGGCGTGCTGCAGGCCGAGGTACGCGCCCTGCAAGCCTCCGGCGCGTGGCAGGGCCAGGCGGCCGAACAGTTCGGCCAGGCCGTGGACTACATCGTCAAGTCGACGACCACGCTCGCCAACGACGCGGAGACCGCCGGCAGGGCGCTGTCCTCCGCCGGGGATGCCCTGGCTAAGGCGAAGCAGATGCCGCCCCCGCCACCGGAGTGGAAGGTCGCGGCGGCCAAGGCGCTCAAGCACGGGGCAGGCGCGGCCCTACCGCCCGCCCCCGGCGTGAACGTCATCGGCGGGATCGTCGGCCGCGTGATCGGCGAACGCGAACTCCAGGAGATGGAACGCGACCGCCAGGAAGCCATCCGGCTGGTCGCCGCAGCCGACGCTGAATACCGCCAGGCCGCTGAAGTGCTAGCCCCCGGGACGGTGCGGGGGAAGGACACGCCGGACGTCGACGACTGGAAGGACCCTGGCGACGGCGGGTCGGGAACGGGTGTATCCGGTCATTCGGGGCGAGGTTACTCCGGTGTTTCCGGCTCGGGTGGCGGTGGCGGCGGTGTCGCCGGGTACGGCGGCGGGAGCGTCCACGGCTACGGGGGCGGTGATGGTGGCCTGGGCGGTCGGGTGCCGGCGGGTGGCGGCGCGCTGCCGGGTGGGGGTCCGTTGGGCAGTGAGCTGGAGGGCGTCAATCCGTCACCCGGGCAGGGGTTGCCGGGCCAGTCGCCGGGCGGTT
The sequence above is a segment of the Carbonactinospora thermoautotrophica genome. Coding sequences within it:
- a CDS encoding WXG100 family type VII secretion target — protein: MSKYESLDHDQLWKLVENADPSALHGAGEHWQRVAADLREQIGVLQAEVRALQASGAWQGQAAEQFGQAVDYIVKSTTTLANDAETAGRALSSAGDALAKAKQMPPPPPEWKVAAAKALKHGAGAALPPAPGVNVIGGIVGRVIGERELQEMERDRQEAIRLVAAADAEYRQAAEVLAPGTVRGKDTPDVDDWKDPGDGGSGTGVSGHSGRGYSGVSGSGGGGGGVAGYGGGSVHGYGGGDGGLGGRVPAGGGALPGGGPLGSELEGVNPSPGQGLPGQSPGGWQPTGSGASSGVVPPVGVLPPVSGGAGRGSGVGGGRVGGGAGIGRAGGVVPGGAGGSVAREPGR